From one Rhodothermales bacterium genomic stretch:
- a CDS encoding TonB-dependent receptor, whose translation MGLLFWSLAPGTVNAQQASLRGFVTDASSGQALDLVNVVVEGVGVSEGASTRADGLYQLTRLDPGAYVVRASFIGYRLYSDSLDLAPGQVLTVNIVLHPVETEMDELVVESAGIASVAVPVAGLQTIRAADIDRVPTPDVSGDLASLLTTIPGVVSTGDQGGQLFIRGGEPSQNMVLLDGMLVYQPFHILGFYSAFPSDIVNRADIYAGGFGAKFGGRLSSVIDIRSRDGNTQSFAGSGAISPFIGALQFEGPLIPGRVSLLASYRKALLDRIATQYIDDRLPFEFDDLFAKLYMKVSSTSNLSATYLKTNDRGTLQDASADFVPDEVSWTNEVLGGRYLFLPRNVPVAAELRISHSRLENGIGPAAAPVRTSSIEDTHVLLTASFVGSRVNADAGMDLRTISLTSELGGLYQNVEFRNARLGNWGNFLEMDIEIGEHARFQPSLRAQFYKVRFQPYLEPRLRFVWERGGHQISAATGIHHQEIVGLTDRRDAANVFTAWTSIPPEDGRSRSVDAGRIQKATHAIVGYSIDTARGIRLSAEGFYKHYANLLVAEWTAYPRFTTRMQPASGRSAGFDVRMDAQRGPLYLQVNYGYSATRYQAEQASIQVWYGVETLDFRPPHDRRHQLNLLTGVEVRGFEVSAHWTYGAGLPYSRAIGFDGFALIEDIVNVGELPASRRVIYERPYNAQLPGYHRLDVSVERSFVIGRSRLTAQASVLNVYDRANIFYLDVFTLQRVDQLPFIPSLGLKVAFQ comes from the coding sequence TTGGGTTTACTTTTTTGGTCACTTGCACCCGGTACAGTCAACGCCCAACAGGCCTCGCTTCGGGGCTTTGTGACGGACGCCTCGTCCGGGCAGGCGCTGGACCTCGTGAACGTCGTCGTCGAGGGAGTGGGTGTGTCCGAGGGGGCGAGCACCCGGGCCGACGGCCTGTATCAATTGACACGGCTCGACCCCGGCGCGTATGTGGTGCGCGCTTCGTTTATCGGCTATCGCCTCTATAGCGACTCGCTCGACCTGGCGCCCGGCCAGGTGCTTACCGTCAACATCGTGCTTCACCCCGTCGAAACCGAGATGGACGAACTGGTGGTGGAGTCGGCCGGCATCGCCTCCGTCGCGGTGCCCGTGGCCGGGCTGCAAACCATCCGAGCGGCCGACATCGACCGGGTGCCCACGCCTGACGTCTCGGGCGACCTGGCGTCGCTGCTCACAACCATCCCGGGCGTCGTGTCCACCGGCGACCAGGGCGGCCAGCTGTTTATCCGCGGCGGGGAGCCGTCGCAGAACATGGTACTGCTGGACGGGATGCTCGTCTACCAGCCCTTCCACATCCTCGGGTTTTATTCTGCGTTTCCGTCGGATATCGTCAATCGGGCCGATATCTACGCCGGCGGGTTCGGCGCTAAATTCGGGGGCCGGCTCTCGTCGGTGATCGACATCCGATCGCGTGATGGCAACACGCAGTCGTTCGCCGGCTCGGGCGCCATCTCCCCCTTCATCGGCGCCCTCCAGTTCGAGGGGCCGCTGATCCCGGGACGTGTTTCCTTGCTGGCCTCGTACCGCAAAGCGTTATTGGACCGGATCGCCACGCAGTATATCGACGACCGCCTGCCGTTTGAGTTCGACGATCTCTTCGCCAAGTTGTACATGAAGGTGTCGTCCACCAGCAACCTCTCCGCCACCTATCTCAAGACGAACGACAGAGGCACACTCCAGGACGCGAGTGCGGACTTCGTGCCGGACGAAGTGTCGTGGACCAACGAGGTACTCGGGGGGAGGTACCTGTTCCTCCCGCGCAACGTCCCGGTGGCCGCCGAGCTGCGTATCTCCCATTCCCGGCTGGAAAACGGCATCGGTCCGGCGGCGGCGCCCGTTCGTACCTCGTCGATCGAGGACACCCACGTCTTGCTCACGGCCAGTTTCGTCGGCTCCCGCGTGAACGCAGACGCCGGCATGGACCTGCGCACGATCTCCCTGACGAGCGAACTCGGTGGGCTGTATCAGAATGTCGAGTTCAGAAACGCGCGGCTCGGCAACTGGGGGAATTTTCTGGAGATGGATATCGAGATAGGTGAACACGCCCGCTTCCAACCCTCCCTGCGTGCCCAATTCTACAAGGTGCGTTTCCAGCCCTACCTGGAGCCGCGGCTACGCTTCGTTTGGGAACGAGGCGGGCACCAGATTAGCGCCGCGACGGGCATCCACCACCAGGAGATCGTCGGCCTCACCGACCGGCGCGACGCCGCGAATGTATTTACAGCATGGACGAGCATCCCCCCCGAGGACGGGCGTTCTCGGAGTGTCGACGCCGGACGCATCCAGAAGGCCACCCATGCAATCGTCGGGTACAGCATCGACACCGCTCGGGGGATCCGGCTGTCGGCCGAGGGCTTCTACAAGCACTACGCGAACTTGCTGGTGGCCGAGTGGACAGCCTACCCGCGGTTCACGACCCGCATGCAGCCGGCCTCCGGCCGCTCGGCCGGATTCGACGTGCGTATGGACGCGCAGCGCGGGCCGCTGTATCTCCAGGTAAACTACGGCTATTCCGCCACCCGGTACCAGGCCGAGCAGGCCAGTATCCAGGTCTGGTACGGCGTGGAGACGCTCGATTTTCGCCCGCCGCACGACCGGCGTCACCAGCTCAACCTGTTGACGGGGGTCGAGGTGCGGGGATTCGAGGTGAGCGCACACTGGACCTACGGCGCCGGCCTGCCGTATAGCCGTGCCATCGGGTTCGACGGGTTTGCGCTCATCGAGGACATCGTCAACGTCGGCGAGTTGCCGGCGTCGCGTCGCGTGATCTACGAGCGACCGTATAATGCGCAACTGCCGGGTTACCACCGGCTGGACGTGAGCGTCGAGCGGTCGTTCGTCATCGGGCGGAGCCGGCTCACGGCGCAGGCGAGTGTGCTCAACGTGTACGACCGCGCCAACATTTTTTATCTGGATGTGTTCACCCTGCAACGCGTCGATCAGCTTCCGTTCATCCCATCACTGGGCCTAAAAGTCGCCTTCCAATGA
- a CDS encoding cytochrome c3 family protein encodes MRTRYSSFIIGLAGLLGAFSMVMVGGCDLREVVEVERPFFKDPPAEALGFLGYDDQDEKLTVCGNCHVGQQAEWQFTAHAGAWAGLQDGGNAQAFCENCHAVGALGNPLTDASGWEATQDERYHDVQCESCHGPGQAHAANPDIDTAHPIASLSVGDITADIANATGCAECHQGAHHPFADEWAQSKHATVVESAAGREACQGCHRGQGVLAAWGVTDNYVEKDSPEHLAITCGVCHDPHNGENGGQLRRPVATVSVEQHLCAACHDRRTVPDPNSARGLEPHAPETALLVGDAGWFPPNANIDPGEIIATHGSEANPKLCATCHVNSFEVTDEDTGDFVFSATGHLFTAMPCVDAQGKPTTNTDCAISTAERSFDSCASSGCHATEDAAALAMATTSDRIQDLADDLFALLSIVDPNLEEAGGVIDPADPTFTTAEGAFFNYHLAEFGGDVYGGTAHNPFLIQSLLIASMDAVLEEYGNEGPGKLTRDLKQELQDVLDRMPPKGSIRPLVRE; translated from the coding sequence ATGCGCACGCGCTACTCATCATTTATCATTGGACTCGCAGGTCTGCTCGGTGCATTCAGTATGGTAATGGTCGGAGGCTGCGATCTCCGCGAGGTCGTGGAAGTCGAACGGCCGTTTTTCAAAGATCCTCCGGCTGAAGCCCTGGGCTTCCTGGGGTATGACGACCAGGATGAGAAGCTGACGGTGTGCGGCAACTGCCATGTCGGCCAGCAGGCCGAGTGGCAGTTCACGGCACACGCCGGCGCGTGGGCCGGCCTGCAGGACGGCGGTAATGCGCAGGCCTTCTGTGAGAATTGCCACGCCGTCGGGGCCCTCGGCAATCCGCTGACGGATGCCTCGGGCTGGGAGGCCACCCAAGACGAGCGGTACCACGACGTCCAGTGCGAAAGCTGTCACGGTCCGGGCCAGGCGCACGCCGCCAATCCGGACATCGACACCGCCCACCCGATTGCTTCGTTGTCCGTGGGCGACATCACGGCCGATATCGCCAACGCGACCGGTTGCGCCGAGTGTCACCAGGGCGCCCACCACCCGTTCGCCGACGAATGGGCCCAGTCCAAACACGCCACGGTGGTCGAGTCGGCCGCCGGCCGCGAGGCCTGCCAGGGCTGCCACCGCGGTCAGGGTGTACTTGCCGCCTGGGGCGTGACGGACAACTACGTGGAAAAGGACTCGCCCGAGCATCTGGCCATCACGTGCGGCGTCTGCCACGACCCGCACAACGGGGAGAACGGAGGCCAACTGCGCCGCCCCGTGGCCACGGTGTCCGTCGAGCAACACCTGTGCGCGGCCTGTCACGACCGGCGGACGGTGCCAGACCCGAATTCGGCCCGCGGCCTGGAACCTCATGCGCCGGAAACCGCCTTGCTCGTCGGCGACGCCGGCTGGTTTCCGCCGAACGCCAACATAGACCCGGGCGAAATCATCGCGACCCACGGCAGCGAGGCCAACCCCAAACTCTGCGCCACCTGCCACGTGAACAGCTTCGAGGTGACGGATGAGGACACGGGCGACTTCGTGTTCAGCGCCACGGGCCACCTGTTCACCGCCATGCCGTGTGTCGATGCCCAGGGTAAGCCGACGACCAATACCGATTGCGCCATCTCAACGGCCGAGCGCTCGTTTGACTCCTGCGCCTCGTCGGGTTGCCACGCCACCGAAGACGCGGCTGCGCTGGCCATGGCGACAACGAGCGACCGAATCCAAGATCTCGCGGACGATCTGTTCGCGCTCCTGTCGATCGTGGACCCGAATCTGGAAGAAGCCGGCGGGGTGATCGACCCTGCCGACCCGACGTTCACCACGGCGGAAGGCGCCTTCTTTAACTACCACCTGGCCGAGTTTGGCGGGGATGTGTACGGTGGCACGGCCCACAATCCGTTCCTTATCCAGTCCCTCCTCATCGCCAGCATGGACGCCGTGCTCGAAGAATACGGCAACGAAGGACCGGGTAAATTGACCCGCGATCTCAAACAGGAGCTCCAGGATGTCCTGGACCGCATGCCTCCTAAAGGCAGTATCAGGCCGTTGGTGCGGGAATAG